A region from the Triticum urartu cultivar G1812 chromosome 1, Tu2.1, whole genome shotgun sequence genome encodes:
- the LOC125549936 gene encoding triacylglycerol lipase OBL1-like translates to MAAAGSAAAGRPKLGEEKLIIRPEKVRFIDILSLLILRRPITSYAFVDAGDQTTRDVGITPGDIFVTLTEIIQKALAAAYYPAKIIGAIVELLLNFFALNGGLLGIIWNIIRFKLVIPRREAANFRTMIGMIDGRTELKPAPAASVGDMRQLQVLDVVVSGEVADLESGGYVTAGTPLVLRQYLILEITVMAAKIAYENAAFVKNVVNNVWKFNFVGFYNGWNKFLKEDTTQAFVFTDRAKDASVVVVAFRGTEPFNMQDWSTDVNLSWLGMGAMGHVHAGFLKALGLQEEDGKDTNRAFPKDAPNGAAPIGKHIAYYKLREVIRDQLKAHPQARLVITGHSLGGALAAVFPALLALHGETEILGRLGTVQTYGQPRVGDATFVSFFRAEVEKATAFYRVVYRYDVVPRVPFDAPPVAEFTHGGSCVYYDGWYDGKVLPGDAPNPNYFDPRYLLSMYGNALGDLLKGAFLWTRAGKDYREGPVSLLYRASGLLVPGLASHSPRDYVNAVRLGRIAPKSLL, encoded by the exons ATGGCGGCGGCCGGATCAGCTGCTGCTGGTCGTCCCAAGTTGGGGGAGGAGAAGCTGATCATCCGACCGGAGAAGGTGCGGTTCATCGACATCCTGTCCCTGCTGATCCTGCGCCGGCCCATCACCAGCTATGCCTTCGTCGACGCCGGCGACCAGACGACCCGCGACGTCGGCATCACGCCGGGCGACATCTTCGTCACGCTCACCGAGATCATCCAGAAGGCCCTCGCTGCTGCCTACTACCCGGCAAAGATAATCGGGGCCATCGTCGAGCTCCTCCTCAACTTCTTCGCCCTCAACGGAGGCCTGCTCGGCATCATATGGAACATCATCAGAT TTAAGCTGGTGATCCCGCGCCGGGAGGCGGCCAACTTCCGGACGATGATCGGGATGATCGACGGGAGGACAGAGCTGAAGCCGGCACCAGCAGCATCTGTCGGCGACATGCGGCAGCTGCAGGTGCTCGACGTCGTGGTCTCCGGCGAGGTGGCGGACCTTGAGAGCGGCGGGTACGTGACGGCTGGGACGCCCCTCGTCCTGCGCCAGTACCTCATCCTCGAGATCACAGTCATGGCGGCCAAGATCGCGTACGAGAACGCCGCCTTCGTCAAGAACGTGGTCAACAACGTGTGGAAG TTCAATTTCGTGGGGTTCTACAACGGCTGGAACA AGTTTCTCAAGGAGGACACGACACAGGCGTTCGTTTTCACAGATCGGGCCAAGGATGCGAGCGTGGTCGTGGTGGCGTTCCGTGGCACGGAGCCATTCAACATGCAGGACTGGTCGACAGACGTGAACCTGTCATGGCTGGGCATGGGCGCCATGGGCCACGTCCACGCCGGCTTCCTCAAGGCGTTGGGTCTCCAGGAGGAGGACGGCAAGGACACCAACCGCGCCTTCCCCAAGGACGCCCCCAACGGCGCCGCCCCCATCGGCAAGCACATCGCCTACTACAAGCTCCGCGAGGTGATCCGCGACCAGCTCAAGGCGCACCCGCAGGCGCGGCTCGTCATCACCGGCCACAGCCTGGGCGGCGCGCTCGCCGCCGTCTTCCCGGCGCTGCTGGCGCTGCACGGGGAGACGGAGATCCTGGGCAGGCTCGGCACCGTGCAGACCTACGGGCAGCCGCGCGTGGGCGACGCCACCTTCGTCAGCTTCTTCCGGGCCGAGGTGGAGAAGGCGACGGCCTTCTACCGCGTGGTGTACCGCTACGACGTGGTGCCGCGGGTACCGTTCGACGCGCCGCCCGTGGCGGAGTTCACCCACGGCGGCTCCTGCGTGTACTACGACGGGTGGTACGACGGGAAGGTGCTCCCCGGCGACGCGCCCAACCCCAACTACTTCGACCCGCGATACCTGCTGTCCATGTACGGCAACGCGCTGGGGGACCTGCTCAAGGGGGCCTTCCTCTGGACGAGGGCCGGCAAGGACTACCGCGAGGGCCCCGTCTCCCTGCTCTACCGCGCCTCCGGCCTGCTCGTCCCCGGCCTCGCCTCCCACAGCCCGCGCGACTACGTCAACGCCGTCCGCCTCGGCCGTATCGCGCCCAAGTCACTCCTCTAA